Genomic DNA from Candidatus Zixiibacteriota bacterium:
CATTTATAAGCGGCCTGAACCCGCTCATCATCTTTCGTCAGTCCGGCATGAATAAGACTCTTCATGCCGGCATAGGTTATTGATCCATAGGAAGTTGTTCCGCCAGCCTTGGAATTTCCGGGATAGTAAACAAAGCCGCCGTCATTAGATGACCAGCCATACTGATTATACTTTTTGTAGTTTTGACATCTCTGAAGGAAAATGATCGCTTTTTCCCAGAAAAGCTCTTTATTGGATGTCTCCGCTATATCACGCGAAACCTCACCGCGGTATTCCTTAATGCCGGCATACTCGGTCTTTGGTTTATAATCCTCAGAAGCCCGCAATGCTTCCAAAGCAAATTGCATATTCGAAATGTCCGATCGCTCATCGCGGTTGTAACCAATTCCTCCATAGGTAGAGCTATCGAGAGTCAATCCCTCATCCTCGTCTGCCTGCATGGAAATCAGATAATCACGGGCATTTGTAATTATCTCTTTGAAACGTGGATCGTTGGCTGCTACCAACGCCATGAGTGCCACTGATGTATTATAGGCACGCAGTTGCGGTTCATTCTCCGGATAAATGCCTCCGTTTTCATGGGTGAAGGTAAGGAGATTATTGAACCCGGTCTGGATATTCCTATCATATTGCAACCTTGTTTTTTCCGGGGCGCGGAGAAAGGCGGTCAGAACCAATGATGTGACACCTGGATATTGACTCCAGGAGCCATCAACCTTCTGGGTTCCGGCCAGAAAGGCCAATCCCTGATTAATGCTTCTTTCAATCTCGTGCTTGACCGATACGTCAAAACGGAGCAATTCCTCAGGAACCGACGCAGTTGATAATAGTAATAAAAGAAATAAGGCAAGAAGCAAGGCCATTATTGTTTTCTTCATTGGCATCCTCCTGTTGACATTTTACTAAAGTGTCTTAATTATCATTTCTTCTCTTTTAGGCTGAGGCCGGAGAATATTTCCATCGACACCATAAACGGTGTCGTCAAATCGTCCCAACAGCGGATTATTCAGCATCACCACCAGGTCACCAAAAACCGCCGCGATTGGACGTTCGATATCGGCTTCCGATCCTGTTTCCTGGGCATTGGAAAAATGCGTCAGTGGGAGAATGATGAAAGTAATTGAAATAAAGCAGAACTCTTTGTAGCAATTCAGGCGACATAAGCACGAGGAATGACCGAGCATGACTTTCTGACCTATTGAAATCTCTTTTTTTCACATATATCTACAAACCAATTGGCCCGGTAGCGTCCGATAATTCGCACCGGCATGAAGTAAAAGAAAATTAAAGCTAGACCATGAAACATCACCCATTATTCCACTGTGGAACCGTCACGGCCTTAGAATAGTTCTTCGCTCAAACCGCCAGGAGCGTGCTCAATTTCCTGATAAGTTTGATTCCCAATGGAATAATTATATCCTATTATGTCCTAACTGTCAAGCAGATTTTACAGTATTACTAAACAGCAAGAACCAAATATATGACTAAATTAGTATCCTTTATTTCCAGATATTGCTATAGAAGATTATTTGTCTCCTGGAAATGTCCTGAATTCCTTCCCCCTGTGGCCCAACGCCGGTATGTCCGTGATAGGGTGGAATTACTGATAAGAAGATGAACCTACAATTATAAAGTACACAACACACTTCCGCGAGTTCGATTAAGTGGTTTCCATGGGATGCCTGGAATTTTCTGGTAATCGGTTCAGAAATAAAAAGCAGTTTCTGCAGCGAGGATTACGAAGAAGTAGAAAGAGAGACAAATCACTTGACATTGAAAAGAATGCGGATATATTGACAGATGAGTGGCTCTTGGAGACAAGAGGAGCACACCAGTCATTTATACAGATTATTTACTGCATTTTGGCTTCTATGTAAAGCCGGAAAGAGCGCATTTGTTTTGTATTGAAACGCGCAAGGAGTTGCGGTATTGAGTGGGTTCAAGGACTT
This window encodes:
- a CDS encoding terpene cyclase/mutase family protein, with amino-acid sequence MKKTIMALLLALFLLLLLSTASVPEELLRFDVSVKHEIERSINQGLAFLAGTQKVDGSWSQYPGVTSLVLTAFLRAPEKTRLQYDRNIQTGFNNLLTFTHENGGIYPENEPQLRAYNTSVALMALVAANDPRFKEIITNARDYLISMQADEDEGLTLDSSTYGGIGYNRDERSDISNMQFALEALRASEDYKPKTEYAGIKEYRGEVSRDIAETSNKELFWEKAIIFLQRCQNYKKYNQYGWSSNDGGFVYYPGNSKAGGTTSYGSITYAGMKSLIHAGLTKDDERVQAAYKWISSNYTVEKNPELDRQGLFYYYHVMAKALTVFGDSLLTDTSGANHDWRYDLANKLLTIQQANGSWVNDSGRWWENNPDLVTAYCLMALEEISK